In one window of Thalassococcus arenae DNA:
- a CDS encoding TrgA family protein has protein sequence MPTAAKFIAALTFGILGLISAQIVKTLMPPSTDFGMFVPVTTGVAALCGWVIVGPRAGRGMSAAISNGFTGTVAMVLWNLFIQSANEMTARSFKRFYDTAFEAIAAIFEIAVEYGSKMLDPRLLMVLFLGGIAAGIITEFAARRWR, from the coding sequence ATGCCCACGGCTGCCAAGTTCATCGCCGCGCTGACATTTGGCATCCTTGGACTGATTTCGGCACAGATCGTGAAAACCCTGATGCCGCCCAGCACGGATTTCGGCATGTTCGTCCCGGTGACGACGGGCGTCGCGGCATTGTGCGGCTGGGTCATCGTCGGCCCGCGCGCGGGACGCGGCATGTCTGCGGCGATTTCGAACGGATTCACCGGCACGGTTGCCATGGTCTTGTGGAACCTGTTCATCCAGTCCGCCAACGAGATGACCGCACGGTCATTCAAGCGGTTCTACGATACCGCCTTCGAGGCCATCGCCGCGATCTTCGAGATCGCGGTGGAATACGGCTCCAAGATGCTGGATCCAAGGCTGCTCATGGTGCTGTTCCTGGGCGGCATCGCCGCCGGCATCATCACCGAATTCGCCGCCCGACGCTGGAGGTGA
- a CDS encoding gamma-glutamylcyclotransferase, with translation MILPDLFVYGTLRHLPLLETVLGRGLGRDATCPATLRGYAVSRAKDQPFPMIATSAGGCATGVVLRGPTETDLNRLDYFEGGFGYDRVPVDVETAEGPRRATVYVPRPGLWQAYGPWDLDGWVRDWGQVAQDAADEIMRHYGRTPSDRMQALRPFLYARAWARSLAETPAPQTLRSAMTAADVEVLRDRAGFDGFFRIRAFDLRHRRFDGTTTDPVSREGFVAFDAALVIPYDPATDRLLLIEQLRYGPLLRGDPAPWVLEPIAGLVDAGENPADCARREAVEEAGITLTALEPMTRVYASPGYSSEFFHCFLGLCDLSDHSGGLGGLDSENEDIRSHVIAFDRAMALIDSGEINAGPLAMMLLWLARHRDRLRASA, from the coding sequence GTGATCCTGCCCGATCTGTTCGTCTACGGCACGTTGCGGCATCTTCCGCTGCTGGAAACCGTGCTGGGCAGGGGGCTGGGACGCGACGCGACATGCCCCGCCACCCTGCGCGGCTACGCGGTATCGCGCGCCAAGGACCAGCCGTTCCCGATGATCGCGACCAGCGCCGGCGGCTGTGCGACAGGGGTGGTGTTGCGCGGCCCGACCGAAACGGACCTGAACCGGCTGGACTATTTCGAGGGCGGGTTCGGGTATGACCGTGTGCCCGTCGACGTCGAGACAGCCGAAGGCCCGCGCCGGGCGACGGTCTATGTGCCCCGGCCCGGGTTGTGGCAGGCTTATGGCCCCTGGGACCTCGACGGTTGGGTGCGTGACTGGGGGCAGGTGGCGCAGGACGCAGCGGACGAGATCATGCGCCACTACGGGCGCACGCCCTCCGACAGGATGCAGGCGTTGCGGCCCTTTCTGTACGCGCGCGCCTGGGCGCGCAGCCTGGCCGAAACACCTGCGCCGCAGACGCTGCGCAGCGCCATGACCGCGGCCGATGTCGAAGTCCTGCGTGATCGGGCGGGTTTCGACGGTTTCTTCCGCATCCGCGCCTTCGACCTGCGCCACCGCCGGTTCGACGGAACGACGACGGATCCGGTCAGCCGCGAAGGCTTCGTCGCCTTCGATGCCGCCCTGGTGATACCCTACGACCCCGCAACCGACCGGCTGCTGCTGATCGAACAGTTGCGCTATGGCCCGCTGCTGCGCGGCGATCCGGCGCCCTGGGTGCTGGAACCCATCGCCGGGCTGGTCGACGCGGGCGAGAACCCGGCCGATTGCGCCCGCCGCGAGGCGGTGGAAGAGGCCGGGATCACACTGACCGCGCTCGAGCCGATGACCCGCGTCTATGCCTCGCCGGGATATTCCAGCGAGTTCTTTCACTGCTTCCTGGGGCTGTGCGACCTGTCGGACCACAGCGGTGGGCTGGGCGGTCTCGATAGCGAAAACGAAGACATCCGCAGCCATGTCATCGCCTTCGACCGCGCCATGGCTCTGATCGACAGCGGCGAGATCAATGCCGGTCCGCTGGCGATGATGCTGCTGTGGCTGGCCCGCCACCGCGACCGGCTGCGGGCATCGGCTTGA
- a CDS encoding DUF3772 domain-containing protein, whose product MIHALLRCLSITALALGLALSPLSAQSTDAIDYDSWIELAVRAEAVTDAGEASSAALEDLRLDIAGWRDVFLRAQGDNATRIASLQSQIDALGPVPESGEEPAEIATRRAELTAQLARLQQPVRRAEEAYTRADAIIREIDTIIRNRQADELLQLGPSPLNPAFWPRALGELSATANRFGDEVRRNWSSDAMRAEMRANMPLILVLVAIAGVLVTRGQRWVIAGVDWLRAHTSRGTGVWSLMLSLGQIALPLLGIYALISAIFATGMVGQRWTLMLEQVPIWATILLGIRWLAHQVFHPNDDVAILAFRTKERRKARRLANTMSVLIVVKSAIDVLVDVESYDPETTAVLYFPVLLLAGYTLFRLGRLRSEPAQQDAGTGGSESVPYRLRLVRLLGRAAMVVGVVGPVLAAIGYVRVGEALVYPAIATLALAGAVLVLQRLVNDLYHLFTGRDARESDSLWPVLGGFAVALAAAPVLALIWGARVADLTELWARFREGFVFGETRISPTDFLVVIVVFVLGFMLTRLLQGGLRSSVLPRTKIDQGGQNAIVSGVGYIGIFVAAILAITAGGLDLSSLAIVAGALSVGIGFGLQNIVSNFVSGIILLIERPISQGDWIEAGGYQGIVKDISVRSTRIETFDRFDVIVPNADLVSGTVTNFTRGNVLGRIIVPVGVAYGTDTRKVEKILLGIARDHPMVLMNPAPSVYFSGFGADSLDFEIRAVLTDINQGINVRTEMRHRIVELFAEEGIEIPFAQRDVWLRNPEALRGPTSETQAPPAEPEEKDRT is encoded by the coding sequence ATGATCCACGCGCTGCTTCGCTGCCTTTCCATCACGGCGTTGGCCTTGGGCCTGGCGCTGTCGCCGCTATCGGCCCAGTCGACCGACGCGATCGATTACGATAGCTGGATCGAACTGGCGGTCCGCGCCGAGGCGGTCACCGATGCCGGCGAGGCGTCCAGTGCCGCGTTGGAAGACCTGCGGCTGGACATCGCGGGTTGGCGCGATGTCTTCTTGCGCGCGCAGGGCGACAACGCCACCCGGATCGCGTCGCTGCAATCGCAGATCGACGCGCTTGGCCCGGTGCCCGAAAGCGGCGAGGAACCCGCAGAGATCGCGACGCGCCGGGCGGAACTGACTGCACAACTGGCGCGACTGCAGCAACCGGTCCGCCGCGCCGAAGAGGCGTATACCCGGGCCGACGCCATCATCCGAGAGATCGACACGATCATCCGCAACCGCCAGGCCGACGAATTGCTGCAACTGGGCCCGTCACCGCTGAATCCGGCGTTCTGGCCGCGTGCCCTTGGCGAGCTTTCGGCGACCGCCAACCGCTTTGGCGACGAGGTGCGCCGCAACTGGTCGTCCGACGCGATGCGCGCCGAGATGCGCGCGAACATGCCGCTGATCCTGGTCCTCGTGGCGATCGCCGGTGTTCTGGTCACGCGCGGCCAGCGATGGGTGATCGCAGGGGTCGACTGGCTGCGCGCGCATACCAGCCGGGGCACCGGCGTCTGGTCGCTGATGCTGTCGCTGGGCCAGATCGCGCTGCCGTTGCTGGGCATCTACGCATTGATCTCGGCGATCTTCGCCACCGGCATGGTCGGACAGCGCTGGACGCTGATGCTGGAACAGGTGCCGATCTGGGCGACGATCCTGCTGGGCATCCGCTGGCTGGCGCACCAGGTCTTCCACCCCAATGACGATGTGGCCATCCTTGCATTCCGGACCAAGGAGCGCCGCAAGGCACGCCGCCTGGCCAATACGATGTCGGTGCTGATCGTCGTGAAAAGCGCCATCGACGTGCTGGTCGACGTCGAAAGCTACGATCCCGAAACGACGGCGGTGCTGTATTTCCCTGTCCTGCTTCTGGCCGGCTACACGCTGTTCCGGCTTGGCCGTCTGCGCAGCGAACCGGCGCAACAGGATGCCGGCACCGGTGGTTCCGAAAGCGTTCCCTACCGGTTGCGGCTTGTCCGGTTGTTGGGACGCGCGGCGATGGTCGTCGGCGTGGTGGGGCCGGTGCTGGCGGCGATCGGCTATGTCCGCGTCGGCGAAGCACTGGTCTATCCCGCCATCGCGACCCTGGCCCTGGCCGGCGCGGTGCTGGTTCTGCAACGTCTGGTCAACGACCTCTACCACCTGTTCACCGGCCGCGATGCGCGCGAAAGCGACAGCCTGTGGCCGGTTCTGGGCGGCTTCGCGGTCGCGCTGGCCGCAGCGCCGGTCCTGGCGCTGATCTGGGGCGCCCGGGTCGCCGACCTGACCGAACTCTGGGCCCGGTTCCGCGAAGGCTTCGTGTTCGGCGAAACGCGGATTTCGCCCACCGACTTCCTGGTCGTGATCGTGGTTTTCGTCCTGGGCTTCATGCTGACCCGGCTGCTGCAGGGCGGTCTGCGCAGCTCGGTCCTGCCGCGCACCAAGATCGACCAGGGCGGTCAGAACGCCATCGTGTCCGGGGTCGGCTATATCGGCATCTTCGTCGCGGCGATCCTTGCGATCACCGCGGGCGGGCTTGACCTGTCGTCGCTGGCGATCGTGGCCGGGGCCCTGTCGGTCGGTATCGGCTTTGGCTTGCAGAACATCGTGTCGAATTTCGTTTCCGGCATCATCCTGCTGATCGAACGCCCGATTTCGCAGGGCGACTGGATCGAGGCCGGCGGCTATCAGGGCATCGTCAAGGATATCTCGGTTCGCTCGACACGGATCGAGACCTTCGACCGGTTCGACGTGATCGTGCCCAATGCCGACCTGGTGTCCGGCACCGTCACCAATTTCACCCGCGGCAACGTGCTGGGGCGGATCATCGTTCCGGTGGGGGTGGCCTATGGCACCGACACCCGCAAGGTCGAGAAGATCCTGCTGGGCATCGCCCGCGACCATCCGATGGTGCTGATGAACCCCGCGCCGTCGGTCTATTTCTCGGGGTTCGGGGCGGATTCGCTCGATTTCGAGATCCGCGCGGTGCTGACCGACATCAACCAGGGCATCAATGTGCGCACCGAAATGCGCCATCGGATCGTCGAGCTTTTCGCCGAAGAGGGGATCGAGATTCCCTTCGCGCAGCGCGATGTCTGGCTGCGCAACCCCGAAGCGCTGCGCGGCCCGACCAGCGAGACCCAAGCGCCGCCGGCCGAACCCGAGGAGAAGGACAGAACATGA
- a CDS encoding DUF533 domain-containing protein → MGLMGTLAKVAIGYAAARGVDKLAGGQGLGGLLGGGAQIKGENPMSAQQAQMGRMMTGEAPAAADNPMADMMKKMQEGGLGALMGGAGGTNPLAGMMEKMQQGGFDLSSIMGGGSKSEGASGGLLSGAGSGAGAGLAGLLAMMGGAAAAQGKGAGAMLDAMNTRDTAPEAEQTAALMLRAMIQAAKADGGIDAAEKAKILETVGEDADADDIAFVNAQLAAPIDVDGLAADTPQAQRMQVYAASLMTIRVDTAAEAQYLDALAKAMGLDETTVNALHMQMGMQPLYN, encoded by the coding sequence ATGGGTCTCATGGGCACGCTGGCCAAGGTCGCCATCGGATATGCCGCCGCGCGCGGCGTCGACAAGCTGGCCGGAGGTCAGGGACTGGGCGGCCTTCTGGGCGGCGGGGCACAGATCAAGGGAGAGAACCCGATGTCGGCGCAGCAGGCGCAGATGGGTCGGATGATGACCGGCGAAGCGCCCGCCGCCGCCGACAACCCGATGGCCGACATGATGAAGAAGATGCAGGAAGGCGGGCTTGGCGCGCTGATGGGCGGCGCCGGCGGCACCAATCCGCTGGCCGGCATGATGGAGAAGATGCAGCAGGGCGGGTTCGACCTGTCGTCGATCATGGGCGGCGGTTCCAAATCCGAAGGCGCCTCGGGCGGGCTGCTGTCCGGTGCCGGGTCCGGCGCCGGTGCGGGGCTTGCGGGCTTGCTGGCGATGATGGGCGGCGCGGCAGCGGCACAGGGCAAGGGCGCCGGTGCGATGCTGGACGCGATGAACACCCGCGACACCGCGCCCGAAGCCGAACAGACCGCGGCGCTGATGCTGAGGGCGATGATCCAGGCCGCCAAGGCAGATGGCGGCATCGACGCGGCGGAAAAGGCTAAGATCCTCGAAACCGTGGGCGAGGATGCCGATGCCGACGACATCGCATTCGTCAACGCGCAGCTGGCCGCGCCGATCGATGTGGACGGTCTGGCCGCCGACACGCCCCAGGCACAGCGGATGCAGGTCTATGCCGCCTCGCTGATGACGATCCGCGTCGATACCGCCGCCGAAGCGCAGTATCTCGACGCGCTGGCCAAGGCGATGGGCCTCGACGAGACCACGGTCAACGCGCTGCACATGCAGATGGGGATGCAGCCGCTCTACAACTGA
- a CDS encoding alanyl-tRNA editing protein yields MTELFRQDAYLRDAPAEVVRLTDEGGIVVDQVLFYPKGGGQPGDSGWIDFGGRSLSIATAVRDADGAAVLVPAEPSALPPPGTALVQRLDWERRHKHMRVHTALHLLSVVIPLPVTGGQIGAGTGRLDFAMPEPPADRDALERALNDLVDRDLAVTEDWITEAELDANPDLVKTLSVQPPRGAGHIRLVRIGLGGGQVDLQPCGGTHVARTSEIGRIRLGKIENKGKQNRRVNIVLD; encoded by the coding sequence ATGACCGAACTGTTCCGGCAGGACGCCTATCTGCGGGACGCGCCCGCCGAGGTGGTCCGCCTGACCGACGAAGGCGGAATCGTCGTCGACCAGGTGCTGTTCTACCCCAAGGGCGGCGGTCAGCCGGGCGATAGCGGCTGGATCGACTTCGGCGGCCGCAGCCTGTCCATCGCGACGGCCGTCAGGGATGCCGACGGCGCCGCGGTTCTGGTTCCGGCCGAACCATCGGCCCTGCCGCCACCTGGAACCGCGCTGGTCCAGCGGCTGGACTGGGAACGGCGGCACAAGCACATGCGCGTGCACACTGCGCTGCACCTTCTGTCGGTCGTGATCCCGCTGCCGGTGACCGGCGGGCAGATCGGGGCAGGGACCGGCCGGCTGGATTTCGCCATGCCCGAGCCGCCCGCCGACCGCGACGCGCTGGAACGCGCGCTGAACGACCTGGTCGACCGTGACCTCGCGGTCACCGAAGACTGGATCACCGAGGCCGAGCTGGACGCCAATCCCGACCTGGTCAAGACACTGTCGGTGCAGCCGCCCCGCGGTGCCGGCCATATCCGGCTGGTGCGGATCGGGCTGGGCGGGGGTCAGGTCGACCTGCAGCCCTGCGGCGGCACCCATGTGGCGCGCACTTCGGAAATCGGGCGCATCCGGCTGGGCAAGATCGAGAACAAGGGCAAGCAGAACCGCCGCGTCAACATCGTGCTCGACTGA
- a CDS encoding protein adenylyltransferase SelO, translating into MTLAIPFDNSYARLPDGFFTRLAPTPVRAPSLIAFNRDLADLLGVAGGDDETLAKVFSGNTLPDGAEPLAQLYAGHQFGQFNPQLGDGRAILLGEVVGRDGIRRDIQLKGSGPTPYSRMGDGRAWLGPVLREYVISEAMQALGVPTTRALAAVRTGQEVIREAPLPGAVLTRVAQSHIRVGTFQVFAARGQADALRTLFDHIVERHYPDVNTALELLGRVMEKQADLVAQWLSLGFIHGVMNTDNCTLSGETIDYGPCAFMDAYDPETVFSSIDRFGRYGYAAQADIIVWNMAQLANALLMLEPDPEAALPAYQTAVEGMPELVRAAWLKRFAAKIGIADPRADDARLIADLLGLMQANQADFTNTFRALTDGGARDQFTDPTAFDGWERGWRARIEGQTDPDALMRSVNPAIIPRNHRIEQMIAAAVQGDDAPFHRLNAVLAHPFDPDPASDDLRRPPLPTEAVQATFCGT; encoded by the coding sequence ATGACCCTCGCGATCCCCTTCGACAACTCCTACGCGCGTCTGCCCGACGGCTTTTTCACGCGTCTCGCCCCGACCCCGGTCAGGGCACCCAGCCTGATCGCCTTCAACCGCGACCTGGCCGATCTTCTGGGCGTCGCCGGCGGTGATGACGAAACGCTCGCAAAAGTGTTTTCGGGCAATACCTTGCCGGACGGAGCGGAACCTCTGGCCCAGCTTTATGCCGGCCACCAGTTCGGCCAGTTCAACCCGCAGCTGGGCGATGGCCGCGCCATCCTGCTGGGCGAGGTGGTGGGCCGTGATGGCATCCGCCGCGACATCCAGCTCAAGGGGTCGGGCCCGACCCCCTATTCCCGCATGGGCGACGGCCGCGCCTGGCTTGGACCGGTACTCCGCGAATACGTGATTTCCGAGGCAATGCAAGCACTTGGCGTACCCACGACCCGCGCGCTCGCTGCCGTGCGCACCGGACAGGAGGTGATCCGCGAGGCACCGCTGCCCGGCGCGGTGCTGACCCGCGTCGCGCAAAGCCACATCCGCGTCGGCACCTTTCAGGTCTTCGCCGCCCGCGGCCAGGCCGACGCGCTGCGCACGCTGTTCGACCACATCGTCGAGCGCCACTACCCCGACGTCAACACCGCCCTGGAACTGCTTGGCCGCGTTATGGAAAAGCAGGCCGACCTCGTGGCGCAGTGGCTCAGCCTCGGCTTTATCCACGGGGTGATGAACACCGACAATTGCACGCTGTCGGGCGAGACCATCGACTATGGCCCCTGCGCCTTCATGGATGCCTACGACCCGGAAACCGTGTTCAGTTCGATCGACCGGTTCGGGCGCTATGGCTACGCGGCGCAGGCCGACATCATCGTCTGGAACATGGCGCAACTGGCCAACGCGCTGTTGATGCTGGAACCCGATCCCGAAGCCGCGTTGCCGGCTTATCAGACAGCGGTCGAGGGAATGCCTGAACTGGTGCGCGCTGCCTGGTTGAAGCGCTTTGCCGCCAAGATCGGCATCGCCGATCCGCGGGCCGACGATGCCCGCCTGATCGCCGATCTGCTGGGCCTGATGCAGGCCAACCAAGCCGATTTCACGAACACTTTCAGGGCTTTGACCGATGGCGGCGCGCGCGACCAGTTCACTGATCCCACCGCGTTCGACGGATGGGAGCGCGGATGGCGCGCCCGGATCGAAGGCCAAACCGATCCGGACGCATTGATGCGCTCGGTCAATCCCGCGATCATCCCGCGCAACCACCGGATCGAACAGATGATCGCCGCCGCGGTCCAGGGCGACGATGCGCCCTTCCACCGCCTGAACGCCGTGCTCGCCCATCCCTTCGACCCCGACCCTGCGTCGGACGATCTTCGCCGCCCGCCGCTGCCGACCGAAGCCGTGCAGGCCACCTTCTGCGGGACCTGA
- a CDS encoding cysteine synthase A, with translation MRIAKDLADAIGNTPLIRLKKASEITGCEILGKAEFMNPGQSVKDRAALYIIRDAVARGELKPGGTIVEGTAGNTGIGLALVGASMGFKTVIVMPETQSQEKKDMLRLAGAELVLVPAAPYKNPNNYVRYSGRLAAELAKTEPGGAIWANQFDNVANRQAHVETTGPEIWEQTGGKVDGFICAVGSGGTLAGVAEALQSKGVRIGLADPMGAALYSFYTTGAFASEGTSITEGIGQGRVTANLEGFTPDFCCQVPDDEALPIVFDLLSGEGLCLGGSSGINVAGAIRMAQEMGPGHTIVTILCDYGTRYQSKLFNPDFLAEKGLPLPSWLTRAPASIPGVFEDS, from the coding sequence ATGCGCATCGCCAAAGACCTCGCTGACGCGATCGGGAACACGCCGCTGATCCGGCTCAAGAAGGCGTCCGAGATCACCGGATGCGAGATCCTGGGCAAGGCCGAGTTCATGAATCCCGGCCAGTCGGTCAAGGACCGTGCGGCGCTCTACATCATCCGTGACGCGGTGGCGCGTGGCGAACTCAAGCCCGGCGGCACCATCGTCGAGGGCACGGCGGGCAATACCGGCATCGGGCTGGCGCTGGTGGGCGCGTCGATGGGCTTCAAGACCGTGATCGTCATGCCCGAGACGCAAAGCCAGGAAAAGAAGGACATGCTGCGGCTGGCCGGCGCCGAACTGGTGCTGGTGCCCGCGGCTCCCTACAAGAACCCCAACAACTACGTGCGCTATTCCGGCCGGCTGGCCGCCGAACTGGCCAAGACCGAACCGGGCGGCGCGATCTGGGCCAACCAGTTCGACAACGTCGCCAACCGCCAGGCGCATGTGGAAACGACCGGCCCCGAGATCTGGGAACAGACCGGCGGCAAGGTCGACGGCTTCATCTGCGCCGTGGGGTCCGGCGGCACGCTGGCCGGCGTGGCCGAAGCCTTGCAGTCCAAGGGCGTGCGGATCGGTCTGGCCGACCCGATGGGCGCGGCGCTCTACAGCTTCTACACCACCGGCGCTTTCGCCTCCGAAGGCACGTCGATCACCGAAGGCATCGGACAGGGGCGGGTGACCGCCAACCTCGAGGGCTTCACCCCCGATTTCTGCTGCCAGGTGCCTGACGACGAAGCGCTGCCCATCGTATTCGACCTGCTGTCCGGAGAGGGGCTGTGCCTGGGCGGGTCGTCCGGCATCAACGTCGCGGGTGCGATCCGCATGGCGCAAGAGATGGGGCCGGGCCACACCATCGTGACGATCCTGTGCGACTACGGCACGCGCTATCAGTCCAAGCTGTTCAATCCCGACTTCCTCGCGGAAAAGGGTCTGCCGCTGCCGTCCTGGCTGACCCGGGCGCCCGCCAGCATCCCCGGCGTGTTCGAAGACTCATGA
- a CDS encoding nucleoside hydrolase, translated as MPPRKIIIDTDPGQDDAVAILLALASPDEIEVLGITAVAGNVPLPLTARNARIVCELACRTDLPVFAGCDAPLKRKLVTAEHVHGRTGLDGPDLPEPVMPLQDAHAVDFLIDTLRREPAGSVTLCPLGPLTNIATALTRAPDIAPRIAEIVLMGGAYFEVGNITPAAEFNIYVDPEAAEIVFGSGAPLTVMPLDVTHKALVTKPRNDAFRAIGSPVGIAVALMSDFFERFDKEKYGSEGAPLHDPCVTAYLLRPDLFTGRHINVEIETGSELTRGMTVADWWRVTKRPANATFMGDIDADGFFSLLQQRLARL; from the coding sequence ATGCCCCCCCGCAAGATCATCATCGACACCGATCCGGGACAGGACGATGCCGTGGCGATCCTGCTGGCGCTGGCCTCGCCGGACGAGATCGAAGTGCTGGGCATCACCGCCGTCGCCGGCAACGTGCCGCTGCCCCTGACCGCCCGCAACGCGCGCATCGTCTGCGAACTGGCCTGCCGCACCGACCTGCCCGTCTTCGCCGGTTGCGACGCACCGCTGAAGCGCAAGCTGGTCACCGCCGAACACGTGCATGGCCGCACCGGGCTCGACGGGCCCGACCTGCCCGAACCGGTGATGCCGCTGCAAGACGCCCATGCCGTCGATTTCCTGATCGACACGCTGCGCCGCGAACCCGCCGGCAGCGTGACGCTCTGTCCGCTGGGCCCGCTGACCAACATCGCCACCGCGCTTACCCGCGCGCCCGACATCGCCCCCCGCATCGCCGAGATCGTGCTCATGGGCGGCGCGTATTTCGAGGTGGGCAACATCACGCCCGCCGCCGAGTTCAACATCTATGTCGATCCCGAAGCGGCTGAAATCGTGTTCGGATCCGGCGCTCCGCTGACCGTCATGCCGCTTGACGTGACTCACAAGGCGCTGGTGACCAAGCCGCGCAACGACGCCTTTCGCGCCATCGGTTCGCCGGTCGGCATCGCCGTGGCGCTGATGAGCGATTTCTTCGAACGCTTCGACAAGGAGAAATACGGCTCGGAAGGCGCGCCGCTGCACGACCCGTGCGTCACCGCCTACCTGCTCCGTCCCGATCTGTTCACCGGCCGACACATCAATGTCGAGATCGAAACCGGTTCGGAACTGACCCGCGGCATGACCGTGGCCGACTGGTGGCGCGTCACCAAACGGCCGGCGAATGCCACGTTCATGGGCGACATAGACGCCGACGGGTTCTTTTCCCTGCTTCAGCAAAGACTGGCAAGACTATGA
- a CDS encoding Fur family transcriptional regulator, with protein MTDTITERCEAKGLRMTGQRRIIAQVLEDSTDHPDVEELYTRASALDSAISIATVYRTVKLFEEAGILDRLDFGDGRARYEDADRDHHDHLIDLNSGEVIEFVDPEIEALQERIAEKLGYRLKGHKLELYGVPLKKR; from the coding sequence ATGACCGACACGATCACCGAACGCTGCGAGGCCAAGGGCCTGCGGATGACCGGCCAGCGCCGGATCATCGCGCAGGTGCTCGAGGACTCGACCGACCACCCGGATGTCGAAGAACTCTACACCCGTGCCTCGGCGCTCGATTCGGCGATTTCGATCGCCACGGTCTACCGGACGGTGAAACTGTTCGAAGAGGCCGGCATCCTGGACCGGCTGGATTTCGGCGACGGACGGGCGCGATACGAAGACGCCGACCGCGACCACCACGATCACCTGATCGATCTCAATTCCGGTGAAGTGATCGAATTCGTCGATCCCGAGATCGAGGCGCTGCAGGAACGGATCGCCGAAAAGCTCGGCTACCGCCTCAAGGGTCACAAGCTCGAGCTTTACGGCGTCCCGCTCAAGAAACGCTGA
- a CDS encoding GNAT family N-acetyltransferase yields MKSLHLAIPEDAEKLLPLVAAFHAEMGFDTDGEHQNAAVMPLLEGSPHGAIWLIGPRRAPVGYICITFGWSLEYGGLDGIVDELYIRPAVRRRGMGGEALNGMCQALRGSGVKALHLEVDTANEPIRHMYRKARFSERDGYCLMSRVL; encoded by the coding sequence ATGAAATCGCTGCACCTTGCCATCCCCGAAGATGCCGAGAAACTGCTGCCCCTCGTTGCGGCCTTCCATGCCGAGATGGGCTTTGACACCGATGGCGAACACCAGAACGCCGCCGTCATGCCGCTGCTCGAGGGCTCGCCCCACGGCGCGATCTGGCTGATCGGGCCGCGCCGCGCACCGGTCGGCTACATCTGCATCACGTTCGGCTGGTCTCTGGAATATGGCGGGCTCGACGGCATCGTCGACGAGCTTTACATCCGGCCCGCCGTGCGCCGCCGGGGCATGGGCGGCGAGGCGCTCAACGGGATGTGCCAGGCGCTCAGGGGCAGCGGCGTCAAGGCACTCCATCTCGAGGTCGACACCGCCAACGAACCGATCCGGCACATGTATCGCAAGGCGCGTTTTTCGGAACGTGATGGCTATTGCCTGATGTCGCGTGTGCTCTGA